Below is a window of Ctenopharyngodon idella isolate HZGC_01 chromosome 7, HZGC01, whole genome shotgun sequence DNA.
atgctgaacaCTGTCGAGAAACAAGGTGAGTCGACTGCGTATACATATATAGGTCtccactcatgctgattgggtagatatgttgattGCTGACTGCTGGTTGGCATGATGTGATGATTAGTcagatcatttgaatgtgttccttccgaactttgttaataaaacatcatttgttgGAAGGGATGACTTTGCCATCGAACGAGTAGCTAAttaaaaattagacatttgACCTGAATTATCATAGCAAAACAAATTGCTTTCACTTGTTGATGACATCATACCCTTGAGCAGCAGGCACAGCAGATTCCCACAAAGTCGTTGCCTGTGTTGCAAAGCGTGTTCGTGAATGTGGGCACGGAGGCATCAAGATAGCGGTGTGATCCTTTTTGGTAGGGgagtgtttgttttggtgatttcaaatgtaTATTAATAGTTTACAAATAGTTTaccagaaatcgcttactgcacctttaaatgacaCTGCATTTCATTACTGTTTTAAGAGTGACAGATTTTAAATTACCATAAGTTGAtgtgattaaaattaaataatatatatgttgTAGTTTATTAAGTGGGGGTTCAATCTTCAACTAGCTGGTGGGAGCAGCCACTGACAGGTCACATGACCTGGTTGTAGCTGCCAGTCTGATTCTGGCAGGTCTGTCAGTGGTGGGCTGGTGGCTGGCAGAGTGTAACGCGTTCCCTATCACTCTTGCTGCACAGAAATATTATATGAATACAATATTATGACTCTATTCTTTTGTATGATTGACGTTTTAGGTGGGTTTATCTCAATTAAAGCAGTCAAATGACCGTGATCTCAATTGGTTGAAACTGACGCTCAGCCCAGCCAGCCACTGCTGAGATGCGAGTATAACGCGTTCCCTATCACTATCGCTGCATGgaaatacataattttattattataaatataatcttaAGACTCTATTCTTTTGTATGATTGATGTTTTAGATGGGTTTATCTCAATTAAAGCAGTCAAATGACCGTGATCTCAACTGGAGCAAGAGTGATAGGGAACGCGTTACACTCTGCCAGCCACCAGCCCACCACTGACAGACCTGCCAGAATCAGACTGGCAGCTGCCGCCAGGTCATGTGACCTGTCAGTGGCTGCTCCTGCCAGCCAGCTGAAGATTGAACCCCTACTggagtttatttaaaaattcacTATATCAGCTATATTCACTATACTAGCTTTCATACACAACACGTGGATTTTTAGAACAAATACTACATATCTACATATCATATTTAAACAGCATCAAAATTACTGTGGTAATATCATGCCAGCATGCCATCATCTCTGGTAAAATTGTATAAAACCCAGTTTTACTgaaacataatattaataaatgttatgaaGAACACATATCCACAAAACAAATCTCTTACCTTTCGCTTTGACCTTTCAGACTTCTTggacatatttttcatttttttatgaagaTGATACAATACCTGAAATAAAAAAGCCACATCAATGCCTAGAAGTGTTTACCATTACTCATCCACCATTAAGCAAAATGTTACATATTAAATTTCTATAACAGGTGTGACAGTTTACACATAATAAGCAGTAGTATGACATTTacacataataaatacattgaTCTACAATAAATATGCGAGTAAACACTCTAAGTCACATTAAATGTGATAAaagtattacaaaataaaacccatACTCTGCATGGAATGCTGCTCTGCATACTcgtaatgtaaatgtttaaagaGTGCATGAAATCTGTTGAAAGGTACATCTTTCTTTCCTGTGTTGACATATAGTTTATTGAAAATGATgtttgggtaaaaaaaaatctcttacaTCTAAAGAAAATAGCTCATAGTCTTTGAATTATTGTTTGCTACTTGTTAGTTGCAACGGGGTTTAGAACAAATAGACTTTCTCATTATAAGAATCTGGTccattttttaagattttaaaatgcatattttagcTAAAAGTACATTTTGTTAACATATAGGCTATGAGTACAACAAAATATAGATAAACTCAAAGCTAACACATAAGGACTAAAATCCACATCTctcttattttgattttatgtttatCTAAAAGGCTAAACCTCAAAGTATTGGTCACAGTCCAAGCGTGGCCATATCGATTGTTCGTCGTAATTACTGAACTGTCATTGAAAACTGCTGCAATTATGATTTTCTACAATGAGGTCACTGCACATGCAACTGCAAATATCTGTAAAGGAGTCTGGAAAAGCTCAATCTTCTCTATGATGTTTGGGTGATCTTGCGCTACTGTTTAAAAGCGACTTTACCCAACCTCCAGTCCAGAGGGGATGAATTATGAAGTGCCCACCGAACTCTCTGTGTGGGCGCATGGCCACCTGTTGCCGTAAAAACCACGAATGCTCTCGAACACGATTGTAAAAGTTCTCGAGCTATTGCCACGGTTACTTTGCCCATGGTGAATTATTATGGCCACTGTGATAATCATGTTGAACGCACAATGCAATAAAAAGTAAGCAAACAGGCGATAAGTAGCTTTCATTTCTAAACCGCTCCTAAAAACCTTCTCATTCTCTCACTTTCATTAGGCGATAAATCAGTTCGTACAAAATTACACTTGTAGCTTTGTAGCAGCAGGTATGGGCCTCGATAGTTTTACAAGACAGTGTCTTAATGTGATTCCTTACCTTGGCATAACAGCATGTGATCAAAACCAGCGGTAACAGATACCCTATCACGAGAATGGTCACTTTATAAGTGTACTTGGCCACCCGTTCAGTCCAGTTCTCCCAGCAGAACGTGCTATTGAGAGCCGTGGGGTGATTCGTCAAAATTTGGTGCTGCGCAACCGGGACAGCAAAGATAAAGGAAAGCATCCAAATGGCACAGACGCCAGTGAGCGCATTCCTCCGGTTACGAATACACGGGGACTTTTTGGAGAGCACGACAGCAATGTACCTGTCCACGGACATGGCCACAAGCGTGAAAATGCTCACCAGCATGCTGACAGTGAAAATATAGTGCGCAGATTTACACAGAAACGCCCCGAAGATCCACTCGGGAAGAGAGTATATGGTGGCCTGAAACGGGACGCAAAACAAGAGGAAAGATAAATCTGCTATACTGAGATTTAGGATGAAAATGTTAGTGGTACTTCTCGAGCGCCTCGACTTTATTTTCCCAATGACAACCATCACTAGAGTGTTTCCAATGATTCCCAAGAAAAATATACATCCAAACACGATGGGCACAATTACTGCCTCCGGACCCGAAGTGTTGGTCGTTTGGTTCGTGCCCATATGCCCCTCTGTCCAAATTACCGTTTCATTTCGGTGTAACCCCATGTTTACAAGGATTCAAGAAGCCCGGTCGAAACAAAAGAACGTAAGTCCGTTCAGAAGCACAGAACAATCACTCTCCGGTTTGTTTTCTCAAGTTAGCGCGCGCTGACAAATCCTTGGCTCGTTTGTCGACTACTCCGGTTACGCTGGGAAACGCACCGGCTGGGTATGAAGCACTAGTGAGTGCGCACATCATAAACTGGCGTGTTCTTTCCAGGGAAGACGCTGGAACAGTGGCACACGCTCACTGCGGAAAGTTTCCGCCCGGAAGCGCTTAAACGATCCTTAGTCGTGATTTGGTCATGATCGGTTTAGTGTTATAATAGCAGAGCTTCTCTGAAGTTTAATTAACCTAATAGCTATTTTACTAgtcataataaatgtcattgGGTCAAAGAGCACTAACGTGTTTGTGTATGTCATTATGAACTTGGCTTAGAAAAATTCTGTGGACCTTTACGCTTGTTCTCACATTATCTTAAGGTGTTACGATACAGATAACCACGCACAGACTCAGTgacttgtttgtttgtatgcTGCATCTAATCAGCACACTGCTGCTGATATCCACAACTCACAGTTGTGGtttgtcaaaatatattttttcataagtATACTTTTCATGTAGCCTACTGTTAGTAGGCCTACTCGCATTACCCAGTACCTACAAACACAATCAGCATTCCACCCACACAAATAACCTTAATAAAGTGATGCAAGAGTGTTCAGTGAACTCAATAAAAGAAGAATATCTCTCAACTGTTTCCGGGATTTTATAGCGGCTGTTACTgtgccattttaaaatatgttccaTTTTATAATGCGGAAAAAAGTCTTTGTGAAAATAAAGCAATCTTTGTTACTCTAGAGAAATGTTCTAGAAAGCACAATAAGCAAAGACTTGATGTCAAAAGACTGAATGCAGAAAACATTGCACTTTAAGCAAAACTGCAAAGGTCAAGTGAAAGTAAGAGGCTAATGAATATATGAATCCATGAATAGGTGTCTCATTATAATTTCAAAAGCAACATGGCAATGAATATTAAACTAATTTCAGTCTAATAGTGTTAGTTCAGGCAGGCCACGTCAGTCAAGCTTTGCATCCTTTGACAATAAGCTGTTTCTGACGTCCAGTTTTGACACTTATCACAGCAGTTCATCTAAATCCCCATTCATTCAGCCTCTATTCTATTTCATAGTTGCACGCTAAATTAGCTCCCCATTCCATCCCCAACTCCACCTATAGCCTGGAGATCGGTAATCTAATCTGATATCTGTCCTGTGATTGTCTCAGTAATATCAGTAAGTTACACTGTAATCATCCTTCCTTGTGTATTTGGCTTGTTTACAACAACTTATGTTAAATCTTGTGAattgtaattatgcattattTCTGGGTCTGTTCTGTTACCccaagggggtttgacttgctGCTCTCCTCACTCTGTCCATGGAGTTTGCCCAGAACAGAGCACAAACTATGCATTatcattataataaaatatacatttggcAAAAGCGGTTCTGACTGAAAATTGCTTTAGTGTGGGAGGATCATTCAAAGTGGATTTGTTTTACATGCAGTGAATGCTTGTGTTCtaatacaatacaatttaaCTTTGTTTAACAATCTGATTGCTCTTGGGACGAAGATTATGTGATACTGGAGTTGGTTTTAAAAGCTCTGAAACTACTGCAAACAGTGATTGTTCATGGCATGCAACCTTGTTCTGGCACTGTGTTCTTCTCATCAGACAACAATGTGGCAGATTTCCTGTAGAAAAGACAAGGGAAGTGCTAAACCAGACTGTTTTGGATCGGAGAAGGATAGGACCCAGGGATGAATTTTCTTACTAGTGATCTTACTAGGATCACATTCACTTGTGTCCTTTTTTCCATGGTGGTAATGTGCTATGTGCTGTGGTAATTTAATTGGTTATGGTGGTCCCAAGGAACTTGAGTGACTCAATCATATCTGCAGCTGTTACACCTAGAAGAGGTGCAAGAGGTAAAAAGAGCAGCCCTGAGGCATTCCAGTGCTCACAGTTATGGAGTTTGACAGGTTTTATCCCAGGTGTTTGTGATCCACTGGCACAAAGATAGTGTTATATTTACTTCTGGCAGAGCCAAAGTTCACAAATTGCAAACTGATGTATTTGCCAAGGTAGTCCAAGTGTAGCAGAGGCCCATGTTTACTGCTCCCCTCAGAGGTGAGTAGCAAGAGCTCAAGGAATGGGAAATAACACTAAAAGTAATAgggtaaaaaataataataataacataatagaTATGACCATACTTACCTAGTTGATTAGCAGTACATTAAGacaattgttttatattaatattttttttggaatgttatgttatgttatgttatgttatgttatgttatgttatgttaaataTGCAACTGAGGTATTATCTGATTAAACATGCAcaaatttgcatacattttcaGAACAGAAACCCGAACACAACTAAGTGTTGAATCcagttaaaaacaaacaggaaaTCAAGCTTACAGACCTTAAAGCCAGTTTTGTTGATAGATAGTTTTTACCTGCTCTTTTTTTCGCACATGAATAAAATTTTGATGAGCACAGCTCACTTTAAAGAGGATTATTGCCTGTTCATCCAATGTGAGACTTACAGATGCATAAAGATATGCCTATATAAAAGTGTAATAggatatatacaaaataaacaaacattaccttttaaaataaaacaaaatttcaCGTTAAATATTTTAGCATAGCATACAGGCTCTCTGCATATAGAATCACTGTGATAGAAGCTATATgataaaaacatgataaaacGTAGGCCTATTTGTATCTGTATGTGTTACGATATGCTGATCAATAAACACAACAACAGAGAATTCAATATATATTCTTTAATAAACTGACACTCAGGAGAATACAGGAACAGGAATGATAACCACTAACCAAACATGCAAAATtaacacaagacaaaacaatgggGGAGGACTATAAAGGCTTAAATGGTAATCAGCTGAACAGAAAcaggaactaattaacaaccatGGAAACTAATAAGCAAAGTGAACAATGAACACAGGCTAACCAGCACAGGAAACGGTGAAAACTAAtccaaaacagaacataaacctTACACTCTCaggaaaaaaaggtacaaaagctgtcactggggtggTCCCCTTTCAAAAGGTATACACCTTTGTAACGAGTGGATATTAGTACTGCAAAGGTACGTATTGGTATACCAAAagggtacatattagtacctaaatgTTACATATTAAAACCTTTTTAAAGGGTATACCTTCCCAGTGACAGCTATTGTACCATTTTTTACTGAGAGCGTACAGTATGTGTATCTgaagtaaggaataattgacgacgggccgttgaattcttagaaaataatgcacacccgaggtggtaatgcaGCCACGACACGAAGCGGAGTCAATTATTGcgcttatactacggttaccacaagacatttgtcaggtttttgtccttaaaacacggtgggactaatttcttacccCAAGCCTccattgctaattccaaaatgtaatttcagaactagtaacaaaggcttgagccttgatagcagaataatatAGTTGTAATAGTCATATTAGTCTTAAcgcagttgagagagagagagagagagagagaaaataagcagcatatgtgaattagcctacctgagtctgtgcgtctctcacggcagcagtgtctctactaatagcgaaactataagtttatctaTGTCAAGAaccgcacagttattacctcgctggtaagaaatgtcatgtagcttttaagttgctaaactattttactgattaattcgtcAGCGCAGCGCTGACAAagtttctgtgcgagtgtgtgtccgtacgtgtgtacgtttgaaagagagagagcaggagagagtatgcgctttcaggacacaataaaatgtattttgtggcaaaaaccatgacaataatttgttgttttcatcctattactatatttatttgcttggtcggtgtcattgtgggttttgtttcttttgcggttATAGGCTGTATTACCTAtagaaataactgaaatcatttggcgaagtgatatggaactgcaatgcggtcaagacctgcctatAACTACTTTAGCCATacatttccctgaaaataattgcacaccttagaacgttggtcaaccaatcagatttgagcattcaacagccccgtagtataatCTGGAATATATTTCAAACCAAGGTTGTGCGGCAATCAACAAGCATTTTCACAcagcattttgaaaataaacattGAAGAAAGTCAAGGAGAGGAAAATGTTATGGTTAGTGTTGCCATGTGTTAGCAGAGGTGTGACTGATTGGAGAGGGGACTGAGATGTTTAAGGGTTGCGTGTAAGATTGATAGTGTTTCCAGCTGAATTACCAATTTtagttaaatgttattttaaagggttttgGTTGTCTTTATTTAAGGTGCTTGTTTAGAAACTCTTTGGGGAGGGAGAGTGATGAATGATCTGCCTTCCCTTCAATCGAGGTTTCCAAATTACCTCGTTTTACAACATTCTCCCTGGACTCTTTCTGCCATACACGTAATCTTGTTGTattgttgtgtttgtttcagaATGCATCTTCTCTAATCCCATAGGGTTTTCCTCAGCTCTCTGGCACACATAATCTGAAAAATCCTGTTCAAGTTTGTTTAATCAACATCAGAATCAGAAACCAAATTGTTTTGTTGAGTTGTGAGTTGGTCTGTGTATGTTCATCTCTGTCATAATTCTTTTTTGCCTTTTGAATTGGCACAGACTATAGTATTCTGATACTCAGAATAAGGTCAAGAGCTGTCAACAGATAATTGATGTTTCCATACTTCTCATTCTGAGGGTTGTTGAAATGGCTCATTGCTGAGGTTATGCAACTGCAcaactgttgttgttgtgttgcaTGGTAAGGTAATTTTTTAAagcagacattaaaaaaaaaaaaacaatacacatataggTGTATATTATGTATAGGCACTAGACATTGTTCTAACGATCCCAGTGACATTGTTCTAAAAGCATAAgaaaactacatttttattgtGGGATTTCTGTAGCCTAGTGTTTTtcatcaggaaattttaattctgttatATGTAATAAATATGTTTAGGCAAACAAAGAGCAGTGATATTGTCAATTCATTGTTGCCACCTccaatttattaaacatttttcattcatcttcagaaagctTTTTGGAAATTGCATGGGAAATTAGTACAAATATGTATACTTTATAAATCTTAAATCTTAAAGCAAATATCAGTGTATTTTCCATTCACTTCAGGAATAATAGGAAAATGGGATTGAAACAATGAACAGAAATAGAAAAAGAAGACTGTGGGATTGTGGTATTTACAGTCcttatgttctttttttttccataagtcAAAAGTGAGACTGATATCATTAGGACTGATTATTTAATATAGAACAAAAAAATAGCTACAGTTCTTTCTGGTAttcgggcccgataccaagctcatgtacagcagcagaaacaatgtcagcctcagaggtgtgggaatacttcaaaattaatgatgacaacacacacattgcgaactgcatgctttcaatcacaattcgttatcgattagtgaaggaaTCGGCGGAAACGCGCTgaatgactctctctctctctctctctctctctctctctctctctctctctcgcgcgagatcccagttctctcaaaAGGCGTGCGATcggttctccttgcgcctgaatggtcaaatgcacacacagttgtcaaaatgtccatcgtgtggagtatctcacgtaaatacagtcggttatggcttaagtggacgtaaacatttgggtgaatggtaaataaacctactgtacacatggtaaataaacctactgtatctgaaaaacaagttttgtaatttgtatctctatagtatttgttgtattgtttgtaatttgtttgaaaatttctttttatataggcctaacaacaattattggtaattatgccctttgaaggttattggacactgtgaaatttttgttctttaagtttgtgacaagcacataaaaaatattactttttttcagtagagtaataataaagaagctgtcctacgttcattagtctcactgtgttgtgcttggaaaactgcaacatcaaaaaaaaaaaaaaagagagagagagagagaaattaataaatgtataggtatcggcgagtactagaaaaaagtatcggtaactcatactcggtccttaaaaaatggtatcggtgcatccctagttctTTCAGTATCTAAATGTAACTAAACAAAGAAAAAGGTACATATGTGTTATGACAGAAAGTAGTGTTGAGTGAAGGCTTTAAAAGATCAGTTAGAACTGGGAATTTTTTCAAAGCCTCACACTCTCACAAACTCATCTTTCACTCTGTTGTTAGAAGCAGTATCAAAGCATAACACAACTTCCTGTGTCCCAGGTGGGCTGGAATTCTCAAGGTATGTTCACGCTGACTTTGACTTGGCAGTTTTGTTCTCTCCTGTCCAGCAGTGGGCAGAAAGCCATCTGGTTCATAAAGGATCAAGTGAGCACCTCAGGTTCATAATGATACACATTATTCCTGAGGGAGAACTCAAACTGAGACAGAAAAGAGgtaaaagaaaagagaaacagtgACGTAAAGAAGGGATTGAGACTATTGAGCTCAGACtgagtgaaataaataaagtgaaagGGAGACATTAAAGGGGACAATCCATAGTACAGCATTATGAAAGAAATGTACAGCAATATCTGAGTTTAACCACAACATTAAGAAATTACACTGAACATT
It encodes the following:
- the galr1b gene encoding galanin receptor type 1b — encoded protein: MGLHRNETVIWTEGHMGTNQTTNTSGPEAVIVPIVFGCIFFLGIIGNTLVMVVIGKIKSRRSRSTTNIFILNLSIADLSFLLFCVPFQATIYSLPEWIFGAFLCKSAHYIFTVSMLVSIFTLVAMSVDRYIAVVLSKKSPCIRNRRNALTGVCAIWMLSFIFAVPVAQHQILTNHPTALNSTFCWENWTERVAKYTYKVTILVIGYLLPLVLITCCYAKVLYHLHKKMKNMSKKSERSKRKTAQTVLLIVVAFLICWMPHHIIVMWVEFGHFPLTDASFAFRIISHCLAYGNSCVNPILYAFISENFRKACKQVFTCRFFYSPPPVEKVVRIRMENFSMTHSTTNM